A single genomic interval of Helianthus annuus cultivar XRQ/B chromosome 13, HanXRQr2.0-SUNRISE, whole genome shotgun sequence harbors:
- the LOC110901743 gene encoding uncharacterized protein LOC110901743 has protein sequence MGDFNAVRKRDERRNSIFNNKCASNFNNFISENGLREYDMKGKTFTYLKDNGKKLSKIDRFFVCQEFFSRVAGGMPSALPRFLLDHCPLFLTCSDKKFRPKPFRYFNSLLERKDFDEVVHKAIVNFTGDEEPDKALIQKLKEIRDGIKPWKRAVLAKEGETESILKEELEILEELSENRDLSEEDEWAKMECQKNLNELEGYKIKDLKQRVRAKWDLEGDENSAFIHGYIKSRRAFKNIPGLMIDDVWNPL, from the coding sequence ATGGGTGATTTTAATGCTGTTCGCAAACGGGATGAAAGGAGAAATTCTATTTTTAATAATAAATGCGCTTCTAATTTTAATAATTTCATTTCGGAAAATGGGTTAAGAGAATACGATATGAAAGGAAAAACATTCACGTATCTTAAAGATAACGGTAAAAAACTTAGCAAGATTGATAGATTTTTTGTTTGTCAAGAGTTCTTTTCTAGAGTGGCCGGTGGCATGCCTTCGGCGTTACCGAGATTTCTATTGGACCACTGCCCTCTATTTTTGACATGCTCGGATAAAAAATTCAGACCCAAACCATTTAGATATTTCAATTCGTTGTTGGAAAGAAAAGATTTTGATGAGGTGGTTCATAAGGCAATTGTTAATTTTACCGGGGATGAAGAGCCAGACAAGGCGCTGATACAGAAATTAAAGGAGATTAGGGATGGTATAAAACCATGGAAAAGAGCGGTTTTAGCCAAGGAAGGGGAAACGGAGTCGATTCTTAAGGAAGAATTAGAAATCCTGGAGGAATTGTCGGAAAATAGAGACTTATCCGAAGAGGATGAGTGGGCCAAGATGGAATGTCAAAAAAATCTTAATGAGCTAGAAGGTTATAAAATTAAAGACCTCAAACAAAGAGTTAGAGCTAAATGGGATTTGGAAGGTGATGAGAATTCTGCGTTCATCCATGGGTACATCAAAAGTAGACGGGCTTTCAAGAATATCCCAGGTCTTATGATCGACGATGTGTGGAACCCTCTTTGA